The Staphylococcus haemolyticus region CCACCTGATAATACAACCACGCGTACAACATTTGGATGATCTGCTAATTCTTTGTATAAGTTAGCTTTAGTTGGGATAGTTAATTTTAACATTACTAATTGATCATCGTTTAAAGCATCTAAGCCTTTTTTAAGTTCAGCTTTTAATACTTCTTCAATTTCAGCTTTATCTTTAGCGTTAATGTTAACTTCAGGTTCAATGATTGGTACTAAACCTTTAGCAATGATTTTTTTAGCGAATTCAAATTGTTGTTCAACAACATCTTTGATACCTTGTTCATTTAATTCTAAGATATTAGAACGCATTTTAGTACCGAAGATATGACGTTCAACTGCACGGTCTAAAGTATCGTCTAAATCATCGATAGGTTTCATTAATTGAACACCGTTTTGTTGTTCAGCTAAACCTTTGTCGACTTTTAAGAAAGGTACAACACCTTTGTCTGCTAAGTAGTCACCAGTGTATTTGCCTTCAACTTCACGATCCATAGTTTGTTCGAAAAGGATAGCACCTAAAATTTTGTCTGGAGAGAATGAAGGTGAAGTTACAACTCTAGTACGCATATCGTGCACAAGTTGGAACATTTCGTCATCATTGCTATATTCGTCCTCGTTTACACCATACTCTTTTAATGCTTTAGGAGTACTACCGCCACTTTGGTCTAATGCTGCGATAAAACCTTTCCCATTTGTCATTTTTTCTAATTGTTCTTTATTCATTACTCTTTCCACTCCTTTAATTAACTTTCATATTTATTATGATAAAAATAAAGATCATTCTCAAGTTATAAAACTTATATTTATTGAAAATTCATATTTTACAGTTTATAGTTTCATAAATTAGACGTATTTAGCGATAATAAAGTAAATAAATCTTATTAAGTGAGGGGAAAATGGAAAAACGTATTTTAATTATTGGAAGTCCAGGCTCTGGTAAATCGACATTAGCTCATCATTTACATAAAATGTATGGCATACCTTTATATCATATGGATATCATCAATTGGATTGATAACAAAACGACGATTAGTCAAGAAGAATTAATTGAACAGCTTAATCAAATTATTGCTAAAAATACTTGGATTATTGATGGTAATTATTCGGACACACTACCTTTAAGGTTGAAGAGAGCAACTGACGTTATATGGTTAAAAGAACCTAGATGGAAGTGTATTTACCGTGTCATAAAAAGGGTGATTATTCACAATTTGAAACGTCATCGTATTGGGGGTAATCCGAATACAATTAGTTTTGAATTTATAAAATATGTGTGGCAATTTCCTGAAAATAATAATGAATTCATCAAGTTACAACAATTGAAAACGCAAGATCATATTAAATG contains the following coding sequences:
- a CDS encoding fructose bisphosphate aldolase, which gives rise to MNKEQLEKMTNGKGFIAALDQSGGSTPKALKEYGVNEDEYSNDDEMFQLVHDMRTRVVTSPSFSPDKILGAILFEQTMDREVEGKYTGDYLADKGVVPFLKVDKGLAEQQNGVQLMKPIDDLDDTLDRAVERHIFGTKMRSNILELNEQGIKDVVEQQFEFAKKIIAKGLVPIIEPEVNINAKDKAEIEEVLKAELKKGLDALNDDQLVMLKLTIPTKANLYKELADHPNVVRVVVLSGGYSRDEANKLLKDNDELIASFSRALASDLRASQSQEEFDKALGDAVDSIYDASVNKN
- a CDS encoding AAA family ATPase; protein product: MEKRILIIGSPGSGKSTLAHHLHKMYGIPLYHMDIINWIDNKTTISQEELIEQLNQIIAKNTWIIDGNYSDTLPLRLKRATDVIWLKEPRWKCIYRVIKRVIIHNLKRHRIGGNPNTISFEFIKYVWQFPENNNEFIKLQQLKTQDHIKWVISNSSLKNL